A window from Candidatus Nitrospira neomarina encodes these proteins:
- a CDS encoding universal stress protein has product MKYLLAVDGSDQSVDAIRALEALSPAESLMVLHVVNVPGIPYPSIGAGIAKDLRLAVDKAMREEGERIIEQALSLLPLHPGSVMRRLEMGTPAEVILTMVKEKGIDLVVMGARGIGQIREQMLGSVSHRVMTHASCSTLIIKKPTRKIQQVLIPVESQEDGKMVVGFLKKKPFREPITATVLHVIPFSEPVWPMGAMISPEFRKEMIAYGEKFTNGLSAELKQMGHEAKGVVVVGAPSPTIIEEANKYGADVILMRTHSRSGVSRFLLGSVSHSVVHHTDSSILFVRE; this is encoded by the coding sequence ATGAAATACCTACTAGCAGTTGATGGATCGGATCAATCGGTTGATGCGATACGTGCGTTGGAAGCGCTGAGCCCGGCGGAGAGCCTGATGGTGTTACATGTGGTGAATGTGCCGGGTATCCCCTATCCGTCCATCGGGGCGGGGATCGCAAAAGATTTGAGGTTGGCGGTGGACAAAGCGATGAGGGAAGAAGGCGAACGCATCATTGAGCAGGCATTGTCCCTCCTGCCTCTTCATCCGGGATCGGTCATGAGACGACTGGAAATGGGGACTCCTGCCGAAGTCATTCTTACCATGGTCAAGGAAAAGGGAATCGATCTCGTGGTAATGGGCGCCAGGGGTATTGGTCAGATTCGAGAGCAAATGTTGGGGAGCGTTTCGCATCGTGTGATGACGCATGCGTCGTGTTCAACCCTGATTATTAAGAAGCCCACTCGCAAGATCCAGCAGGTATTAATTCCTGTTGAAAGTCAGGAAGACGGCAAAATGGTCGTGGGGTTTTTGAAAAAGAAGCCGTTCCGAGAGCCGATTACTGCGACCGTTCTGCATGTCATTCCGTTTTCAGAACCGGTCTGGCCGATGGGGGCGATGATTTCTCCGGAATTTCGAAAAGAGATGATCGCCTATGGGGAGAAATTTACGAACGGGCTCAGCGCGGAATTGAAGCAGATGGGGCATGAGGCCAAAGGGGTTGTTGTGGTCGGGGCACCCTCACCCACGATCATTGAGGAAGCGAACAAATATGGTGCTGATGTGATCCTGATGCGGACACATAGCCGATCCGGCGTGAGTCGCTTTCTTTTGGGGAGCGTCTCCCATTCCGTGGTGCATCACACTGATTCTTCAATTTTGTTTGTGCGAGAATGA